From the Anguilla anguilla isolate fAngAng1 chromosome 6, fAngAng1.pri, whole genome shotgun sequence genome, one window contains:
- the mapre3b gene encoding microtubule-associated protein RP/EB family member 3b isoform X2, with translation MAVNVYSTSVTIENLSRHDMLAWVNDSLHLSYTKVEQLCSGAAYCQFMDMLFPGCVLLKKVKFQARLEHEYIHNFKVLQAAFKKMGVDKIIPVEKLVKGKFQDNFEFVQWFKKLFDANYDGKEYDPQQARQGHDVAPPPNPVPQRTSPTAPKIMPAPQRAINNPVRRNPPMARNGGGDTDPQIVELNRQLMDLKLTVDGLEKERDFYFSKLRDIELICQEHEGENSPMLSRIINILYATEDGFAPPEDEEVDGQPHEDQDEY, from the exons ATGGCGGTGAACGTGTACTCCACATCTGTGACCATAGAGAACCTGAGTCGCCATGACATGCTGGCTTGGGTCAACGACTCTCTGCACCTCAGCTACACCAAGGTGGAGCAGCTGTGTTCAG gTGCGGCGTATTGCCAGTTCATGGACATGCTCTTCCCCGGCTGTGTGCTCCTGAAGAAGGTGAAGTTCCAGGCCAGGCTGGAGCACGAGTACATTCACAACTTCAAAGTGCTGCAGGCAGCCTTCAAGAAAATGGGCGTCGACAAA ataatCCCTGTAGAAAAGTTAGTAAAAGGAAAGTTCCAGGACAACTTTGAGTTTGTGCAGTGGTTCAAGAAGTTATTTGACGCCAACTACGACGGGAAGGAATACGACCCGCAGCAGGCCCGGCAAGGCCATGATGTGGCTCCACCTCCCAATCCAG TGCCTCAGAGAACGTCCCCCACGGCCCCCAAGATCATGCCCGCCCCCCAGAGGGCAATCAACAACCCCGTGAGGAGGAACCCCCCCATGGCCAGGAACGGGGGCGGGGACACCGACCCACAGATCGTGGAGCTTAACCGGCAG cTGATGGATCTGAAGCTGACGGTAGACGGGCTTGAGAAGGAGAGGGATTTCTACTTCAGTAAACTGCGCGACATTGAGCTCATCTGCCAGGAGCACGAGGGCGAAAACAGCCCTATGCTCTCCCGGATCATCAACATTCTCTACGCTACAGAG GACGGCTTTGCTCCACCCGAGGATGAGGAGGTTGATGGCCAGCCACACGAGGACCAGGACGAATACTAA
- the mapre3b gene encoding microtubule-associated protein RP/EB family member 3b isoform X3 has translation MAVNVYSTSVTIENLSRHDMLAWVNDSLHLSYTKVEQLCSGAAYCQFMDMLFPGCVLLKKVKFQARLEHEYIHNFKVLQAAFKKMGVDKIIPVEKLVKGKFQDNFEFVQWFKKLFDANYDGKEYDPQQARQGHDVAPPPNPGEQIFHKPKKPCGPTVPQRTSPTAPKIMPAPQRAINNPVRRNPPMARNGGGDTDPQIVELNRQLMDLKLTVDGLEKERDFYFSKLRDIELICQEHEGENSPMLSRIINILYATE, from the exons ATGGCGGTGAACGTGTACTCCACATCTGTGACCATAGAGAACCTGAGTCGCCATGACATGCTGGCTTGGGTCAACGACTCTCTGCACCTCAGCTACACCAAGGTGGAGCAGCTGTGTTCAG gTGCGGCGTATTGCCAGTTCATGGACATGCTCTTCCCCGGCTGTGTGCTCCTGAAGAAGGTGAAGTTCCAGGCCAGGCTGGAGCACGAGTACATTCACAACTTCAAAGTGCTGCAGGCAGCCTTCAAGAAAATGGGCGTCGACAAA ataatCCCTGTAGAAAAGTTAGTAAAAGGAAAGTTCCAGGACAACTTTGAGTTTGTGCAGTGGTTCAAGAAGTTATTTGACGCCAACTACGACGGGAAGGAATACGACCCGCAGCAGGCCCGGCAAGGCCATGATGTGGCTCCACCTCCCAATCCAGGTGAACAAATTTTCCACAAACCCAAGAAACCTTGTGGCCCCACAG TGCCTCAGAGAACGTCCCCCACGGCCCCCAAGATCATGCCCGCCCCCCAGAGGGCAATCAACAACCCCGTGAGGAGGAACCCCCCCATGGCCAGGAACGGGGGCGGGGACACCGACCCACAGATCGTGGAGCTTAACCGGCAG cTGATGGATCTGAAGCTGACGGTAGACGGGCTTGAGAAGGAGAGGGATTTCTACTTCAGTAAACTGCGCGACATTGAGCTCATCTGCCAGGAGCACGAGGGCGAAAACAGCCCTATGCTCTCCCGGATCATCAACATTCTCTACGCTACAGAG tga
- the mapre3b gene encoding microtubule-associated protein RP/EB family member 3b isoform X1: protein MAVNVYSTSVTIENLSRHDMLAWVNDSLHLSYTKVEQLCSGAAYCQFMDMLFPGCVLLKKVKFQARLEHEYIHNFKVLQAAFKKMGVDKIIPVEKLVKGKFQDNFEFVQWFKKLFDANYDGKEYDPQQARQGHDVAPPPNPGEQIFHKPKKPCGPTVPQRTSPTAPKIMPAPQRAINNPVRRNPPMARNGGGDTDPQIVELNRQLMDLKLTVDGLEKERDFYFSKLRDIELICQEHEGENSPMLSRIINILYATEDGFAPPEDEEVDGQPHEDQDEY from the exons ATGGCGGTGAACGTGTACTCCACATCTGTGACCATAGAGAACCTGAGTCGCCATGACATGCTGGCTTGGGTCAACGACTCTCTGCACCTCAGCTACACCAAGGTGGAGCAGCTGTGTTCAG gTGCGGCGTATTGCCAGTTCATGGACATGCTCTTCCCCGGCTGTGTGCTCCTGAAGAAGGTGAAGTTCCAGGCCAGGCTGGAGCACGAGTACATTCACAACTTCAAAGTGCTGCAGGCAGCCTTCAAGAAAATGGGCGTCGACAAA ataatCCCTGTAGAAAAGTTAGTAAAAGGAAAGTTCCAGGACAACTTTGAGTTTGTGCAGTGGTTCAAGAAGTTATTTGACGCCAACTACGACGGGAAGGAATACGACCCGCAGCAGGCCCGGCAAGGCCATGATGTGGCTCCACCTCCCAATCCAGGTGAACAAATTTTCCACAAACCCAAGAAACCTTGTGGCCCCACAG TGCCTCAGAGAACGTCCCCCACGGCCCCCAAGATCATGCCCGCCCCCCAGAGGGCAATCAACAACCCCGTGAGGAGGAACCCCCCCATGGCCAGGAACGGGGGCGGGGACACCGACCCACAGATCGTGGAGCTTAACCGGCAG cTGATGGATCTGAAGCTGACGGTAGACGGGCTTGAGAAGGAGAGGGATTTCTACTTCAGTAAACTGCGCGACATTGAGCTCATCTGCCAGGAGCACGAGGGCGAAAACAGCCCTATGCTCTCCCGGATCATCAACATTCTCTACGCTACAGAG GACGGCTTTGCTCCACCCGAGGATGAGGAGGTTGATGGCCAGCCACACGAGGACCAGGACGAATACTAA